In the genome of Labeo rohita strain BAU-BD-2019 chromosome 2, IGBB_LRoh.1.0, whole genome shotgun sequence, the window ATGTCCTGGGTCAACATGTATACTACAGAATGTCGTTAAGTAGTAAACTTTGTGGAAGATGCAGGAGGAACCAAGAGAAGGAACCAACTTAGCAAattgaaatgctgaaatgctgcCTTTCCCGTAAGAACTGacacagccatttgtaaattttatgggtctggcttccagccTCATCCGCGTCTAgctatttttatctgtacaaaacagctagttttgctgcttgatattgtaaATAGGCGtatcttaccatgttattttaatgtattatcttaattatgaacacactggtttgtagtgcaaacagttttaccgtttactgcacgttgttattctttttGTTATGCCCTATAGCGGATagtgaaccagaagtctcacccataggcttacttctacactgaagaaaaaggtggatggaaaaaatgaatgtgatttttaaatcttGAACCCTACTGTCGCACTCTATTCTGATAGAAATGTTCATCATCTTCTAACTGTAGGTGACTTTTCTGTGTTGCAGGTCTGTTCATGTAATGCACTGCGTGAAGACATGTCAATAAAAGATACTCACCAGTCCCACCAGGTTCCAGGGATGTTTGCGACTGAATGAGGAGAACACAGCAAGACATGTGCCCACCACTACAAAGATAATATATGAACTGAGGTACACCCAGATGTTTCTCTGAACCGCTAACTTGACCGTATTAGAGAAGGTGAACACGCACACTACAGTGAACGTGACTAGTAACTGAATTGTTACCACACTGAACACCTGCATGGGTAAAAAGAGAGATTTGAAATGATAATGAAAATCAGTATTTGGAGCAATCATTACTTTTACGCCTGAAATGCTCACTTTTCTGATAAATGCCTTCCGAATGATTTTATCGTCAAATGATGATACAATCAACTCTGGATATACAGCTatgttaaagaaaaacaaatattattgtgATGACATTTATGTCATTAGATGGTTAGATTTTTAGATTCTttcaaacagtaaaaaattCAGTGAAATAAAACACCTGCTGGGTCTGGACCTGGTTCTTCTGTTTTGGTGATGCCGACCTCTTCTGGTGGCAAGTTGGGTGGGATAAAGCCGACTGGCACAGGAACAGGTTGGGGGTTCATAACAGGCCCCGTAGGATAAGGAGGGGGCATGTATGGAGGTGGGGCATACATTGGTGCTGTTGCTCCATAGCTAGGGACACTCTCAGTCACAGGTTTTTGGTTTTCTACGTCTGTCATCCTAAACAAGATGTGGTTAGTTAAGAATGCAGTGTCAGAATGGCAAAATAACAGGAAAAGATTTTATCACTGACTTGTTATGTAGAAGTGACTGTTAcgagacaaagaaaaaaaacgtgTATCAACAGCATCACAGTGCACAGGAAGTGGTGGTCTCAGCAGTGTTTCTTTGTTATTGTGTGGTTTGTTATAGTTCCATTATATGTTGTAGTTGCAGACAGGTTAAGatagaaatacataaaaaatgattctgaaagaactgatttaataatttttgtattttattccattgttgtttttaaaaatatctttttgattttttaaaaaagtaaagttaaacaaatatatttatttcatattttctttgtaaattatgaaactttattttaaaaaatgtatcctgcattttcatgtcattaccTAAACAGTATATGTTTTAGTCCACTGGCTGAgacccatcattttgaggtaaatgtgttcaaaagtatgaaaaatgtcactaccgaacaccatttttaaaaaaaaaattaaacacactATTTGGGCGTTTTTCCATTAcgtttagtttttatatatgtactgttaagaactgtgctagctaaccatgtgctgactAGCATCTTTGAGTTAGgttcaaaaatatctaaaattgtTACTACTGAAACAGtaatttggtgaagtttcggtagtgacgtctttgtttttttgagtgttattccctaaaattgtcactaccgtaagAGTCACAACTGAAACATCTGAtgatgtttcggtagtgacatctttgttttttgggtgttattctCTAAAATGGTcacgaccaaaacatttggttatTCCCTAAAAATGTCACTACTGTAACAGTCACCACCgaatttggtgaagtttcggtagtgacatctttgttgtTTTGGGTGTTATTCTCTAAAATTGTAACTACCGTAACAGTCACAACCgaatttggtgaagtttcggtagtgacatctttgtttttttgggtgttattcccTAAAATTGTCACTGCTGTAACATTCACAACTGAAACATGCTATCGTTACAGGAGCGACAatagggaacacataatccctatttgggggaaataaacaaaatgttagtagagttatgcaaatttttggaattttagttttgtatttaagtatgttttagtatgtgggttaaaattctgtaatgtgatgtagtGGCTACCAAAATATTACTGTCACTACtaaaaacatgggatgttttgtcaaaaataaagtatactgaataatcagctaagatgttatgatagtgaaCATGAATGttatgaatccttaactttgaaatcagtatgatcaacgttttgccttttacaaagaaaatttgGATTAAATCTcgtaaatcacacttgaaatattgttaaaattttaacttattgatttacctcttaaatgttttaataaaatatacaaatatatatttacaaggatAATGTAAGCTAAATCTTTGATAGGTCAATACAACCCTTctatttaaagtattattactgtgtttcagtagtgacaaatttggggagaggacaaatattccataactttctgaaaatacaatatgagaattaactacacagttactagaaatgtgtaccttggatattatacaatttgcatacatacaaaacttgtggaaaaagacatttcCGACTCTGACCTTgaaccagttctgtagaattGCCTATATAAGCTGATGTTATCACTTTATTTCTAAATGgtttactgatttattataattagatcagatttattttacagattagTAATTAAATTTCAGCATGCACACATGCAATtgatattttatagtattatattaaacattactaaaaaaaaaaaaaaacttaccttGACTCTTCTCGCCCTCAGTGTGGTCTGGTGTGAAAGTCTGAGCTCTCAGATGTTTAATGTCTCACCTTTGTTTCACACAGGCAGAAGTAGGTTCTACATCCTCCTATtacatcatttacaaaaaacCCCTCTGTGGAAAATCTGCTGTGAAGAAGTTCACACAGTTGCACACAACTGCCCAAAAGTTTCTAATGTGAAAGTTTACACCACTGCCTTCCTTTCTCAGTACCCACTTTTTGAACAAGTTCAGTTTTGTCTCCACTATTAAATGacaataattctaatatgcaaTCTTTAAGCATTTGTATTCTTGTTTGACAAAAATAGGCAAATCCTAAAATTTTGATTATGCAAGCAAGTGTACATTTGCAGATATAAAGCAACATCCTAGATTCTCTAGCACATTGtcttagtattattataaaagtaagTCGACAATAGTTTGTGTATAGTATATGAGCAGGGTTAACAAATTCCACAAATGTAACCACGAAATGCACGTGCAGCAAGAGCTGTCGAAATATAGATTATACAGGATTTTGACACTTCATGGCAAAACCCACTTAACTCAGACCCAAGTGCTTCCTTTTTAACAGAATTCAAAATGCTTATCATAAAAAcgaatatgaaataaatgtgagcattaattattattattataattactataaccttttaaaaaaaggaaacataAGTACTTCCATCACTATTACATTCACAATcataaatccagtcataaacCAAGTATGAGTCAGTTTACTTATTTGCAAGTAATGTTATATtgatatatacatgtaaaatgtaatatatgagaccctgggccacaaaaccagtcataagggtcaataaaaaaatcacatttaaagttgtctaaattagCAATGCATgtaactaatcaaaaattaagttttgatatatttacggtaggaaatacacagaatatcttcatggaacatgatctctacttattatcctaatgatttttgcataaaagaaaaatcatcaatttttgactcatacaatatattgttagctattgctacatatacagtagtcaacatttgaagtggatcaaaacctttcaataaatttgtcctaaaaccaaaaggAATACCTGTatttgtcttaggacaactttaatgaactttttttgatccacttcaaatgttgactactgtatacctgtgctacttaagactggttttgtggtccagggtaacatatttctattaacatatttctctgtaaactaaataaaaagtttactttttatctacaaactttaagttggcttgagaaagcctgatAAGAAAGTGtgaaaaagttttgaaaaagttttaaaagtttaaagtagttttgaagcttaaagtttaaatgttttgaaggcaaaaCAGTCCGtcagctagatagatagatagatagatagatagcatgtgtttaacattttactagcatgatgctagcatgtttctaacatgattagcatgtttctaacatgttggtagcatgattagcatgttgctagtatgttttaacatgataagcaagttactatcatgttgctagcatgtttctaccatgattaacatgttgttagcatgtttctagcctaaTTAacttgttgctagcatatttttaacatggataacaagttactagcacgtttctagcatgattagcagtttTTAGCATGTATCTAGCATGATTGgcgtgttactagcatgtttttaacatgattagcatgtcactagcatgttgttagcatgtattacactgtttctaacatgattagcaagttattagcatgtttctagcctaaTTAGCCTAttgttagcatatttctaacatgattaggaagttactagcatgtttctagcacattTAGTAGTTTGTTATCAGGTATCTAGAATGataagcatgttactaacatgtttttaacatgattagcatgtcactagcatgttgttaccatgttttagcatgtttctagtatgattaacatgttgttagcatgtttcgaGCTTAATTAGCCTGTTGGtaacatatttctagcatgattaacaagttactggcatgtttttaacatgattagcaagttactagaatgttgttaacgTGTTTCTAttgtgattaacatgttgttaacatattttaacatgaataagttactaacatgtttctagcatgattagcagtttTTAACAtctaacatgatttgcatgttactagaatgtttttaacatgatcagCACGTCACTAACATGTTAACGTATTacaatgtttctagcatgattagcaagttattagcatgttgctagcctaattgttaacatatttctaacatgattaagaagttactagtatgtttctagcacaTTTAGCAGTTTGTTATCAGGTATCTAGAataagcatgttactaacatgtttttaacatgatcagcatgtcactagcatgttaatgtattacaatgtttctagcatgattagcaagttattcgcatgttgctagcatggttctagtatcattagcatgttgttagcatgtttctaggcTAATTAACCTGTTGCTAatatatttctaacatgattagcaagttactagcatgtttctaacatgattaccatgctTCTTGCCTAAGCAACCTGTTGCTAACAtctctaacatgattaacaagttaccggcgtgtttttaacattaacgtTTTGTTAACAtgcttctaacatgattagcatgttgctagcatgattctagttgctAGGCTTGGTCAATGAGATAGATGGATACAAACATACCAATCTTACTTGTGGTCTAGGTTCACATATTTCCATTAACAAAGATGATCCAAAGCACAACAACCATCACACTTAAgcatatttattgtaaaaaatacatataaaaacaattttttcagACATACAAAAGATTTAGGCATAGAAACAGCATCATGGACAAACGAAAGACAAAGCCATTTTGAAATGCGATACATATTTacactttaataaataaatactcaaTTGTTCTTTAGCAGAATGAAGGCAGATTGTCTGTGTTTGGGGATGTGAATGCAAATCATATTGACCTAAAAAAACATTCCCAACTCATTCATATTTGACCGACAACTGTCAAAACACAGGATCAAGCGGGTAGAGACCCTTAGCACTGAATAATTACAGAACTTGCTATGGTatttatactgtaataatatttcaagaacaaaaacaaacacctcCTTTGGAGTTAGGTAAGCCCCAGGTTAGTATAGTAAATATGGATATTGAGGTATGGCACCACATAAGTTAAAGGGCAAAAGCTAACTTAGAGAGCTTAAAAGATTGTCAAAATACTCTGACAATACCTCCCCTCCACTCCACAATGCACTACACCGacacaaaacataaatgtaactgtaaaaatgacttttgcCTTTGACTCGCACAGACACGCTTGGCATTTCTCATGTTTTCAGTTGGAACCGTCAGACTGTCCTGTAAAGGAAACGCACTGCAATACTCTCAAAAAGGTAGAAGTAATCTTTGAGAATCCTCGAGCTAAGGCAAAAAAGTAACAAACCTCTACAAGACACGATAGAATAATGAACATGATAACACCCACAATCAGGAAACCCCGTAAACCTCATAACCTTTACcctgtctaaaaaaaaaacaattacctTTCCATCTTATTTATTCCATTGTTCTTCAAGGGGGTCGATGACAATGTCATATTTACCCATCAGCTGTTCTCAATCACCATCCTCAGGCAAAGCATACACCATATGGCGTTACAGTGCCTGACATACATCTCCGCACCACAGATGGCCTCATTCAAGTAGAGGAGGCCTGGTGTAAAGAGTGCAAAGTGACTGAATTTCTCTAGGCTACTACGTCTGAGACGCAGAGAGGCAATTTCACAAACCTTCCCTCCAAGAGTAGCACACGCTGTCAAAATCTTCTGCATTTGAGTACACTTGAACACAAGCACTTCACTGCAACCAATAACATCCATTAAGCTAACTAGTGGAAGTGTCGCTCTGATCTGTTAACAATATACAGTTCAACTGAGTAAAAGTAATCAGATCAAGTTAAAAGAGCTTGATGTGGTAATGAGAGGGAGTTTTGCCTCAATGATGGATAAAATAACTATTCATGGTAACTATTGTAAATTTCACTCTGCCTTCCTATAGTTACAAAAAGGGTAAAAGATTATCccccaaaaatataaaacatcatGCCTCATATGTAATCCTGTGCAATATTTACGCATGTACAACTCATTTGCTTTCATCTGGGATCTGCCCAACAAACTCCACAATATCAAGTAGTTCATTTCAAGCCAATGCACAAAGCCAAATGCTAAGCCCGGCATAAATTACAGATCGCCACGTTTCCATGGTAAGAAGAACAC includes:
- the LOC127152991 gene encoding protein lifeguard 1 isoform X2, with amino-acid sequence MTDVENQKPVTESVPSYGATAPMYAPPPYMPPPYPTGPVMNPQPVPVPVGFIPPNLPPEEVGITKTEEPGPDPAAVYPELIVSSFDDKIIRKAFIRKVFSVVTIQLLVTFTVVCVFTFSNTVKLAVQRNIWVYLSSYIIFVVVGTCLAVFSSFSRKHPWNLVGLSVVTLSLSYMVGTVASYHDTPAVIIALGSTMIISFTIIIFSAQTRLDFTICNGILLILAIDLLMFGFFSIFFYSTVLQIVYGCLGALLYALFLAVDCQLVMGRQKYSLDPEEYVFGALIIYLDIIMIFLYILMILGGGSKN
- the LOC127152991 gene encoding protein lifeguard 1 isoform X1, producing MTDVENQKPVTESVPSYGATAPMYAPPPYMPPPYPTGPVMNPQPVPVPVGFIPPNLPPEEVGITKTEEPGPDPAAVYPELIVSSFDDKIIRKAFIRKVSISGVKVMIAPNTDFHYHFKSLFLPMQVFSVVTIQLLVTFTVVCVFTFSNTVKLAVQRNIWVYLSSYIIFVVVGTCLAVFSSFSRKHPWNLVGLSVVTLSLSYMVGTVASYHDTPAVIIALGSTMIISFTIIIFSAQTRLDFTICNGILLILAIDLLMFGFFSIFFYSTVLQIVYGCLGALLYALFLAVDCQLVMGRQKYSLDPEEYVFGALIIYLDIIMIFLYILMILGGGSKN